The Ananas comosus cultivar F153 linkage group 4, ASM154086v1, whole genome shotgun sequence region AATCCGCACTTCACTATAGTGCAACCTCAGCTTCTGCtaaaatgtatataaataacattCAATGATGAGAACTTAAACCCATAGCATTCAAAGAGATGGCCATTAAACTTTCCCTCCCTTCTCTTCTTCAAAATTTCCTCTTGGTAACAACTTTTGTACTTCTCATTGAGAATACAGATGCTTGTCTCGACCGCGTCGATAGAACAAACATCTTTCCTTTCGAAACATACGATGATCATCGGTATACATACATTAACAATTAGTTATTGTCGAAATATATGATGGTTTATATATGTTGTTGTAGTTATTTGTTGTACTGAAAATTGCTAGGAAGCATGACCTCGACGGAGCGGGCGACGAAGAATGGGGGATGGTGAAGAGGAAAGGGAACCAATTTGTGGTTGGAAACCAACCATTCTATGTGAATGGTTTCAATACATATTGGTTGATGATCCTCGCCGTTGATCAGTCGACGAGGGGGAAGGTAAGCGAAGTGCTTCAGCAAGCCTCGTCGGTCGGCTTAACGGTTTGCAGGACTTGGGCTTTCAATGATGGAGGGTGGAGAGCCCTTCAAAAATCTCCTTCAGTGTACGACGAGGAAGTTTTTAAGGTAATTATATAATCAGTAACACTCTCGGATATTAAAAACTTGAGCCGTTAaaaatacacaaccaattcacttaaaacgtataATAAACACAGTGTTCATGGATTTGATTGTGACTCAACCCAACTTAGCCTCATGTTATTTCGAATGTGATTCGGTCCAACCCTAGCCTATTTAAGCCAAGAAACACTACTCTTCTTTATGTATGAAATAATCCACCTTTTTGTATATCCAATTGACATGCGAGTAATAATAATGTCgcaaaaattataaagtaaattaaTCAAGAAGAAATTAAATCGTCAGAAAATAGGAGATAAATGTCAATATTTTGTATgtgcatgcatgtatatatatatatccaacctTATTAATTCATTTAAAGAATAAGACATTCTACATTTTATTAGCATGTCATATTCAAATAAATGTTACAAGGTCTTTTATACGAAATGTTAATGTTTGTAAACACCACTTATTAGTCCTTAATTTGTTCCAGGCACTAGATTTTGTAGTTAGTGAAGCAAAAAAGTACAAGATTAGGCTTGTACTTTCATTAACCAATAATTGGGAAGGTTATGGAGGGAAAGCTCAATATGTGAAATGGGGTAAAGAAGCTGGATTAAACCTaacctccgacgacgatttcTTCTCCGACCCTACCGTCAAAGGCTATTATCAAGCTCATATCAAGGTaaaccttttctctttttttctttttaaagtttCTGTAGCTTTTTGTGAATTAAAATGAAGTACATGAATGAGTAATCTCATGATCTTTATGTTTGCTGAATCAATTTTTCAGACTATACTAACTAGAGTGAATACATATACAAACATTACTTACAAAGACGACCCGACGATATTCGCGTGGGAACTAATGAACGAACCGCGATGCCTCTCCGACCCCTCCGGCAATAAGTTgcaggtatatatatacacatgtattTTTGTTCCCTGTTAGATCCCCCTTATATATCAACTGAAACTTATATGTGTAACCAAAGAGGTTTTCTATATATGTAAATGACTAGAATTGCCATTGGAGTTGTGTGTACACAtgtataaatttgtacattttttAGGCATGGATACAAGAGATGGCATTCTATGTTAAGTCAATTGATCCAGTCCATCTGCTGGAGATCGGAACCGAGGGGTTCTACGGTCTCTCGACTCCTGATCGGCAACAAGTGAACCCTAACACATATGCGGGACAAGTCGGAACCGACTTCATTCGGAACCACCAGGCTTTGGGCATTGATTTCGCCTCGGTTCACATCTACCCTGATTCGTGGTGAGTTCTCTCTGGTTTGATTTCTCGGAGATGTTATAGTATTACTGCTCGATAAAGTTATTCGAAGAAGCACTGAAAGTGTTTTTATTACAATCTCCTCAAACAGATCTTCTGTTTCTGGGGCTCAGATAAATTTTCGCTTCCTGGAATGAAGAAACTATTCCAAAAGTTATCATGTACATATAATATTAACCTAACGGTTTCATCTATCCAACGAGGTTGTCGAGCGCAACAACGGAATCGAGCCTCGAATTCGCGAGGACTTGGATGGAGAACCACGTAGATGATTCGGAGAACTTGCTAGGAATGCCGGTCGTCTTCGGCGAGTTCGGGGTTTCCACTAAGAACGGAAAGCACAACGTAACATTTCGCGACGCCTTCATCGGGATGGTGTACAAAACTCTACTAAACTCGACGAGGAGGGGCGGAAGCGGCGGAGGCAGCCTCCTTTGGCAACTTTTTCCCGAGGGAACGGAGTACATGGACGACGGCTACGCCGTGGTGCTAACGAAGTCTCCGACCACCGCTAGCATCATTTCGCTGCAGTCGCGGAGGCTTCAAATCTTCAATTCAAGGTGTGATTGGAAGTGCCACTGGAGCTGCAGGAAGAGGAGCATTGCAATGAATGATCTTGTCTCACATGATGAAATGTAAAAGCTGTGACAATTAAGCTCATGTACTGCGAGATTATATAAGAGTTACATATAATTAAGCTATATTTCTAAGGTTGGTGTATGAGGAGCTTCACAAGGAGATGATCTATATGCATATTGCGcaaaaatattagatatttattttgataaaatgagattatttggctttttttaaaaaaaatttaaacttggaTGATTACAAAACAGCAGTTAGGCATTCAAACCTTCTTCAAAATGTTatctgaaatcaaaattttatttgagaaaataataatttagaaaaaaattaatttgtacgGTGTGACTCCCTATCCTATTGGATATTCTCCAATGAGCTATGCTGCTTGTACATTTGAAAATgagtaaaattttatactttttcttatcatattaattttctttaataCGAAAATTTAAAAGGATTGTTTACACTCAACTAatatttctctttaaaaaaGACTCCTTAGTCTCAATGGTCTTTTAACTTTttcaaattaagtaaatataGATGATAAACTGGTAATGTGttaaatttttagttggatATTCAACAACAACATTAATTGTGAGACccacatttctcaatctaaatagatgattttttttNAAAGGTTTCAACCCCAACCGAGCCTAGTGCGCGCGTTCGTCCAATGGGTTCGGCTATTGGTCCGAGCCGCAACTCGTACAATTACGCGCCACCATATCTCGCCACGTGTCAAATTTTCTTATGTGACCGAAATGCCCTCGTCTTGGTGCAAAATTTACCCGACCTGCCCCCGCGTGACGGTATATAAATCCTAAAACCTCTCCCCGACCCCTCCGGTTTTCAAAACCAGTTCGGAGAGaaaccccttctctctctctctctctctctctctctctcattggaATCCAACTCCGAGAATTCTCTTCGTAGGTATGTGCTTGATGCTTGGTTCTTTCGTGTTCTTCATCGAAATTGGATTCGAATGATGTATGAATTTGTTGATTTCGATACCAGTGTCTTCAAAGAACGGATTTTTGGCGTCTGGATCGAAATTCGCGTTTTTAAAACCCTAAATTGCTCTCTTTGTTGTTCAAAAATCAAGAATTGTGGCTGTAATTTCCCTTTTCTTTGTACGCCAATGAAGTAGGTACTGATTCTTACGGCCATTGCAGGAGATCATGTGTGTGTCTGTTGTGAGGTTTAGGTTCTCTCTTTTTTggttataaatttatttgatgtTAATTTACAGGTATAGGTCGTTTGATTTGAGGGGTTTCGACCgatcttttgcatgtaattCTTTGTTTTTGGTAAATGGGCCGAAAGAAATCCCGCCCAATTCGAGCGGGAGGCATTATAAGTGAAAGCACTAATCCGGAAAAGGGCGATGATTCAACCACGGGTGATGAGATTAAGAGCCAGGAATCTAAGGATTCGAAGGACTCAAAAAAAGTTATTGATGTAGATAGTTGCAGTTGTGCTTCCAATGAGCATCTTGACATAGCAGAGGTCATTCTAAATGATGTGAGATTTTTGGATGGTGTTATTGATTATAGATCACTAGAGGAAAGCTTCTCTCAATCTGAATATTCTATTCGGCTCTCCCTTCATGATGTCGATGAAGGTAGCTTTGTATTAGGTCAATGGCCTACAATATCGTCCGATAACATCTTTCTTGAATATCTTATGCAAGAGGGTAACACCTCGGATAGCAATGAGAAAAGTTCTGTAGTAGTCTCTGGAACCTTTGATGGCCCAGATGAGAGTGTCTCAGGCCTTGCTCACTTGGTTAGTCTGAAGTTCTTGACACTAAGGATCGTTCTTGATGTTGGAGGTTTGGCGGACATTCCGTCCTTTAAGGTTAGAGTAGAAATTCTGAAGAGTGCTTTTGAGGCATGCGAATCGCTTCTAGAGACCATGCGACAACCGTGGAGGAAGAGTATGATGAGTCTCATCTCATGGCTTCGTCCTGAAGTCACAACCTCAGAAGTTATATATGGGATAGAAGGAGATGAAGCACTACATTATGGGGCTGCTGGTTTTGATGCAAAGAATGATACTGAGTTTGATGTTGCTGGTTTCTATGAAGCAGTTAAGCCTTCAAAGTAAGTTTCCGAGATTCTTATGACCATTTTCTTTGCATTTTCTCGCATATTGGTTCAACTAGAATGGCTTCAGCAAAATAATGTTACTATTTTTGTATGTTACCTgctcacaatttttttaaaagaaatccTTTGAACTTGGTACTAGATGCTATTTTAATGCAATACTATTTGATAGTTAGCTATTGACATTAATGATGCAAGTATCCTAAATAATTCCTCTGGAAACATTTCATGCTTCTTTTTGTAAATAGACTGCTTGTTTAGGTTTTGGTAtgacttttattttttgcttataGGGAGGAGCCAAAGTTGGAAGATGAACTTCCCGACTTGCTGCCTGATCTTAGGCCATATCAGCGCCGTGCAGCATATTGGATGGTTCAACGAGAGAAGGGAGCGACACAGACTTCaatgcagaaaataaagagTCAGCTATCAGCTCCATACTGCGTGCCAGTTGATTTTCTTCAGAAAAATTCTACAATGTTCTATAACCCATTCAAGTAAGATCGTATGGTATTTACTTTTCTGAGTGTCTTGTTAGATTGCAATTTTTAGATAAGAAAGTGGAAGTACATTAGTCAAAAGGTTGGTGGGACAAATGCTTACTTTCTCCTTTGTGCTGCTAATATGAAAATGGCTTGAATTGTAATATGTGAAGAGGCCTATAGGAAAAGCTAGCTAACAGATCTGGCATGAAATTTTATGTGCTCCATCAGCTGTTTAAGATCAAAGGAAAGAACTGGTGGATAAGATATATTTAACAAGCGTTTAGACTTTAGAATCTAGAAATGGGAAATTCAAAAGTGATATATGATCTGATAGAGATAGAGGAAAATGGCAAATACACAACTCAACTCAGCCTAATTTGGTATTAATGTGGTTCTTGTTGATTTGCTATTCAGGCAAAATCTTTCCTAAAGGTCTCTGCCTTCTAATTGGCCTTGCTTTGCCTCTATTCATGTTACATTGGTTGGATTTTCTCCCTCTTGTGGACTCACCAAACAAACAGCTATCTTGACCGTTAAAAAATCTGTTTCAATGACTGGATACAGATTATGATTAGGCAATAATTACTTGGAATCTGAAGTGCCAATAATTCCTATGTAGTTTGCCCGAAAATTACGAAGAAAGAGATGATGTAGACTACTCTAGTTCTCTAACTAAAGCAAGCATTGGCAATACTTGTCTTAGACCAAGGTTttaagcaaggatttaagtgtctaTAGGCACGAGCCTTATCTACTGTGCCCAAGGTTGAaggtgccgccccgtgccgtacggcacggggcgtgccgtaccgtgcccccaagaagggggcacggtacagggggggtctcggaccccccctgGGTGCCGCGGCACAAGCCgcgtgccgctcgagacaaagcggcaTGCGGCCATGTGCCGCGGCANAGATTTTGAaacgtttttagaaaaaataaaattttctatcattttatctgttataattttttaaattataaaaaaattaaaaacaaaagaattttcaattgttacagcaagtatagttgtacttttcaaataaaaaaaaataaaaacaaaagaattttaatttatattctacgtcaggtatagttgtactttatatacaaaatgcttacatgcatgttaattgatgagtataataagctatacatagcaaaaattaataataacttgcctaaatctttcaaaataacattataaaagcttactggaaccaaaaaaagttaaataaattcgtgccaaagcgtgccagtaggaggtcgtgcgtatctgtcggcacgcaagcgtgccacatgtcggcacgcaagcgtgcccgtgccgtaccgtgccaaggacgtagcggcacgcccccgtgccacggcactttaaaccttgactGTGCCATATTGTGCCAACAAGATGTCAGCATGTGTCGATGGCATAATTCAAAACTCTCTTTTCATTAAAtttgtaagtaattttctctataaaattcaaaagattaataaatatacataataaacaattagaatatattgTTGCAAAAGAACATTAATATTTCATAccattatgtgttggcacacatatattttttgtgattggCATGTATCGGCACTAGGCTTGCACTGTGCTGGCAAGTTTTCGGCATGACTCCATGACACGACACTTAAATCATTAGTTTTCAGTGCTCATCGGCACAGGCCATGCCTATGGCGTATTGTGTTGACAAGATATCGACATGATATGACTTCCACGCCGATGGCACGACTCAACATCCTCTTTTCTTAGATAGTAAATAGTTCTCtcaataaagtgcaaaagatttgagaaagatatataataagtaattaCAATACATTGACGccaatgaaaatatatatttcatgtCATAGTATGTTGGCACACAGATACTTTTGTGACTGGCACACATCGGTACGGCATGATATGTACCATGTTGTACCATGCCTGCAAATTCTCCGCATGACCTTGTGTCATGGCATTTAGATTCTTGTCTTGGACATATGCTTTATTACACATATGGTGTTTCCTAAGGTAGCTATCATCTTATCTTTGGCCTTAAGGCAAGTTTGATTACATATTTCATGAAATATCTATTCGCATATCCTTTTATAGGTAATGGAATCCTCTAGCTATCATTAAAACTAAGACTAAGGAGTCTAATGGGAAATTGTTAAatgtgtttagggtttagggttgaggTGTCTAATGAAAAATTGCTTAAATGTGTTCTTAGCATAGACTGTTCTATTAGCTTATACATGGATAGAAAAAGGGGTGTAGTGCTGTTTGGTCTTTAGGAGAGCAAACGTACTATAGAAAGCTGAAGCGTACAGAAGTCTGACTATTGAAAAGTCTACAGGTTTTTCTCTAGCCAGGAGCCTAAAATGAACTTTTGGGCCCGAAAGCAGGATAAGTGGTAATTAGTCTGCCTTCATTAAAGGAAGAAAATTGAGTTGAAACttcaatttgaagtttctgCTTATACTGTAGTGAGATGCTTCTTAGAATGTTATAATGAATAACCTGTAGTGCTTCTTTAATAACTCTACTAGAACAACATTTGTGCAAAGGCTATACTGGCCAAACAGGGCCGTAGTGATGAGTTTGTCGAGTATAGTTCATTCTCCTATCTTATGAGTTTTCTAAAGTATAGTTGATTCCATCAGCGTCTCGACCTAGATATCTTTCTCTATCCTCTATTGTGGTTCTAAGCAGTTTTGTTCGTTTTTCATCCATTTAGTCAAACTCATTATTTCCCCATCTTTTTAAAGATGTTTCATAGGGTGTTTGTCCTTTTTTCTCTATGTTTCTTAAGACTCTTTAcaatctttttactttttttggttccaatatTGACTGTGTTTCTTTCAGTGGAAATGTTTCATTGCATCCGGAATTCTCTTCATCATATGTTTCTGGTGGGATTCTTGCAGGTGTGCGGTTGTCTTGTGCATTATATTGATGGAAGTTACATGTATATTCTAGCTTGGCACTGCTGTTTCTCTAAATTTTCTCTATTGTCTCTAATTTACAATTTGCAGATGAAATGGGCTTGGGGAAAACTGTTGAGCTACTAGCTTGCATCTTTGCTCATCGTAAACCTCCTTCAGATGAAGATTTTCTCTCTGACAATCCTGAAAAGTTGGGGAATCTGATAAAAAGGCGGAAAATGGAACGTGTTGAATGTATTTGTGGTGCTGCAAGCGAGAGTTCCAAATATAAAGGCCTCTGGGTACAATGTGATCTTTGTGATGCTTGGCAGCATGCGGATTGTGTTGGTTACACGCCGAAGAAACCTTTGGTTTCCACTGAAGCTGATGTCACGAAAGAGAGTGAGAATTTAACCGACTTGGAGAAAAAGAGTAAGAAAAATTCATCCAATAAGTcaaaaaattctagaaaaaaGAACAACAAGAGTCAGATAATGGAGaatgatgaaaaatatatatgcacgCTGTGTTCTGAGCTTGTTGAAGCTGCGAAGATTAACATATATACTGGTGCAACTCTCATTGTTTGCCCGACACCCATATTGGTGCAATGGCAGTCTGAAATCATTCGGTACGGTCTTTTGAGTGAGTTCAAAGATTTTGAAATTGCTAAAAGTTTTGTTTATGAATTCTAGTTCCTTGGGTTCCTAACTGGTTTCTAACGTAGTGCGGTAAAGGCTGCCATATCATATTGCATTTTTAACAATGCTTCTACTGTTATTTGACGCCTGTTTTGCATCATCAGATATCATGGTTagaaaagttttagaacctTCTTTTGTTTTAATGATGTGGAAGCTTGCTTAAATTTCTCTTATATTCAATATGATAGGCCTAGCGGTTTTAGTAGAGTTTGAATCAATGATGAAATTCAAGAACTGAAAGTTGGCATAACAAGCTGCAAGGCCTGGTAGAATAGGAGGAGTGGTGCATTCAGTTGCGTCTTAATGTGTTCTGATAAATATCCATTACTATTTGGAATTTTCCATTAAGTTGTACTTTACTTTTGTTACTGTTCTATGTTTTCTCTGGTGTTGTCATGtgatatattcatatatatagtagttcTCCTTCCCTCCAAAGAGTTCCAGTGTTATACATCTTGGTTGTTATCATTTCGATCTTAGCTATATTGTCTCGTTTTCTTTTACAGTATGCTCTGCAGTAAGTGTTTATTGACTTCCCTTTTCTTTTATCTGGTTGAAATGACTGattcaaatttattattcttagtCATACGAGGCCCGGATCCCTAAAAGTTTGCATATATGAAGGTGCAAGGAATTTGGACTCTTCAACTAATCAGAAGATTGATATGGCTGATTTTGCCACTGCTGACATTGTCTTGACCACTTATGATGTGCTAAAAGAAGACCTATCACATGATTTTGATAGACATGGTGGTGATCGCCACTTTTTGAGATTCCAGAAAAGGTAGAATACCAATAGTCATTTTTGCTCCTTTAATTTTGCTTTTTAAGTTAAACTGTGACTTTCTATAAATTTGAAGTCTTTAGCATTCCCTTAGGCAGTTGCAGCAACATATAGTTCATTTTCACTTGCTTTGCTTCTTAAGGTGATATATTTTATAATCCTTCAAGGTGTAGTTTTTATGATTTAACTTTGTCCAAGATTTTTCATGGATTCTTTAGATAGCAATATGGGCTTTGGCTCCTAGGATTGGACTGTAAAGGATGAGGCAAGAAAATTATGTTGGGGGAGAGGGAGCTTTTGGTGACTCGGAGTCTTCGAGTTAGGATGGGAGAATTGAATCTCACCAAAGAGGTTGGGATTGAACGAGATAGGATTTAATCGAATCCCATTGGATCCACTATAAACACCTCCCTTTCTTCTAGCATTGTTCTCTTGTTTTATCATGTCCAATCAAATCATGGTTACCAAACAGGCCCTGCATGGTAAGGTAattgaataaattattcaaCTTAGAAAATTCAGTTGTTTGATTATCTTGAAGCaccatatattattatttagtttttttaattaattagattatattGCTATTTGGAGATCCGCTAAATGAGACTCTAAAACGCGTTTCAGTTTCACtcatttaattcatatttctatTCCCCCATGAGATTGAGTTGTTACTGTTGCTTTGCACATATAGGTACCCTGTTGTTCCTACAGTGGTGACAAGGGTAAACTGGTGGAGGCTATGTTTGGATGAGGCCCAGATGGTGGAAGGCAACAAAGGTTCTGCTACAGAGATGGCAATGCGGTTACATGCTCAGCACCGGTGGTGTATCACAGGAACTCCTATCCAACGTAGGCTCGATGACCTGTATGGTTTATTGCGTTTCCTTAGGGCAAGCC contains the following coding sequences:
- the LOC109708600 gene encoding mannan endo-1,4-beta-mannosidase 6-like, with the translated sequence MAIKLSLPSLLQNFLLVTTFVLLIENTDACLDRVDRTNIFPFETYDDHRKHDLDGAGDEEWGMVKRKGNQFVVGNQPFYVNGFNTYWLMILAVDQSTRGKVSEVLQQASSVGLTVCRTWAFNDGGWRALQKSPSVYDEEVFKALDFVVSEAKKYKIRLVLSLTNNWEGYGGKAQYVKWGKEAGLNLTSDDDFFSDPTVKGYYQAHIKTILTRVNTYTNITYKDDPTIFAWELMNEPRCLSDPSGNKLQAWIQEMAFYVKSIDPVHLLEIGTEGFYGLSTPDRQQVNPNTYAGQVGTDFIRNHQALGIDFASVHIYPDSWLSSATTESSLEFARTWMENHVDDSENLLGMPVVFGEFGVSTKNGKHNVTFRDAFIGMVYKTLLNSTRRGGSGGGSLLWQLFPEGTEYMDDGYAVVLTKSPTTASIISLQSRRLQIFNSRCDWKCHWSCRKRSIAMNDLVSHDEM